One region of Lathamus discolor isolate bLatDis1 chromosome 2, bLatDis1.hap1, whole genome shotgun sequence genomic DNA includes:
- the MED10 gene encoding mediator of RNA polymerase II transcription subunit 10, whose product MAMAEKFDSLEEHLEKFVENIRQLGIIVSDFQPSSQAGLNQKLNFMVTGLQDIDKCRQQLHDISVPLEVFEYIDQGRNPQLYTKECLERALAKNEQVKGKIDTMKKFKSLLIQELTKVFPEDMAKYKAIRGEDPPP is encoded by the exons ATGGCGATGGCGGAGAAGTTTGACTCGCTGGAGGAGCACCTGGAGAAGTTCGTGGAGAACATCCGGCAGCTCGGCATCATCGTCAGCGACttccagcccagcagccaggctgggctcAACCAGAAACT GAATTTCATGGTGACGGGCTTGCAGGATATCGACAAGTGCCGGCAGCAGCTGCACGATATTAGTGTGCCCCTGGAAGTGTTCGA gTACATAGATCAAGGCCGCAATCCTCAGCTTTACACTAAAGAGTGTCTGGAGCGAGCTTTGGCTAAAAATGAgcaagtaaaaggaaaaattgaCACAATGAAG aaATTTAAAAGTCTGTTAATTCAAGAACTAACAAAGGTGTTCCCGGAAGACATGGCAAAGTACAAAGCTATTCGAGGAGAAGATCCTCCTCCTTAA